GCTCGAGAAATGTTGAGGACGAAGCGGTGAGGATGATGTCGTCAACGTACAACAGCAAGTAGGCAACACTCGCACCGTCTTTGTGTAACAGTCTGGGTGCTTAAACGGTGTTTTAATCTTAAGAGCAGGTCCTTTGTGCTTAAAAAAAAGCTTTGGCAACTTTTGGGCAAAGTCCAAGCTTTGGGACTCTCTATTTAGAGGTTtccaatgtcatcttgagctaagccctataccaaagttttagagcttcgggaccttaacaactttgttttaaggagcaagtttgaaatctGCCCGAAAGCCTTCAAAATCTAGGTCAAAGttccctagtttggtcaactcagcctctttagccattccggctaagtctggataTCATCCCGACCTGGCGCCTTGAGGCGgatttatctttggaaagttgagcaaAACATCAAGAAacccctttatagaagttggagagctaagttcctacaacaaccttgctaattggaccttggtccaattcacctcagaaaattcccaaatctgcagctcaaatcagcccgaCCCTTGAAAACCAGCCAAACCGCCGTTTTTCCCTAAGTCCCGgaaaccggcgttcctccaaactttggagctttgaatctccaaatccatcatgtttttgaactcggtcaaattacaagagttggaccttggtctgtgtactacaacttgtaaagggagtcaacgtggcgcagtttgaaaatcgggagatcaagaggcttgaagatgggctcggcaaaggatctcgcggatcgGTTGGCCAGACAgtgccagagcgcgcgtgcgccgcgctccagagcaccgccgccgcgtggcgtgacCTTGCTGGTGAGAAccacctcgcccagtcgccggccatgaCAAGATGGGTCAACGCGTCTCGCTCCCCAGTCGCGCGCGATGACGACCCGCGGTCCTCCGCTCTatcccgtctcgtctcgcccgaggcctcgcTGATCGCGCCACGCGTACTGCCCgcagctccgccgtcgccccAGCCACTCTACGACCGAAGATCGGCCGTTGCCGCGCCGGTACCGCCTCACCTCACGCGCGCATCcgcctcacccggatccccggccgcgcgtcCCAACGCCTTTcggccctcccgtcacaccCCAGCCGcgctgcccgcgcgcgcgccccgcgacgctACCATCTCtgccaaccaccgcgcaggcagtgacagctccttccTCCGTCTCGctagtagcgtgccccggcagagccgctagtcccACGCATGCTTGAGtcacaccgctcgccctgtcacctcacctgcagcGTCCTCGactgcagtgcccttccctccctcctgtccgctaatggcgccgccgccatcaacGGCCGTGACCTCACACGCGcgcagacctagcagatccGCGTGCCCAGCAAACCCGCTTGCCCCCAGCCCCAAAATCCTTGCTacccaaccagggcaagattgcgtccgagctcgccaatggagacgccgaccaatcgccaccgcggcagagcactccttttctccctcgatcttatcctctcgccgctcgagctcgtttctTTCCTCCGAGCACTTCCGCGCAGTTATAAAAGGGGTatcgaagcctcttaccggagttcccttcactACCACCGCCTTGCCGCACTAcctgctctgttcttctccatcgcactcaccgccgcacactcctctgcttcgcgctcaagcaccgccgcctgagctctctatGGAGCTCCCCCTTTCGCCCAACACCGCGCCTTGCTGACCCCACCAGCTACTTCGCCATCCATTCGCGCAgcgctagagcttgcttgttgtccacaagaagcaccaccgccgccgaaaCGCCGTCGTTCCTCGTTCcgcctcggcttgtttcttcccgaccccgagacctCATCAGTAGGACTGGAGGTGAGACTGTCGACCCCTGTCCaactcacccgaccctgtccgACTTGCCtgagtgttgtccgcctcgctcgaccctatccgccttgcccgagtattgtccgcctcgcccgagggctcggttgtgtctttttcttttggaccgagggtatctgtgtaaaattccaAAGATTTCTCTATGTTAAATCTGAGAATCCCGgtgcagttattccttaagtctaagggttagATTGTAAGTTtttccccgatccgactcttttaactcgtttTAAATCGACAGAAGcttggaaattacatcttaaatcgaggaaaaatcggaaaaatgtgaaatcactttggttgaaatcctcgttctgagtagaatccaataaagtggatttcacaccttttcctgtagttttgctacagtttttggGTTAAATCCTTGCATAtgctgttgaaatcaccgtctaagtgtcttacccttgcattgcatttcgtgtagagctgaacctcgccgacggcacatacgagcttcaCCTGCTGCCCGAAGACGAAGTCGTAGTTgagccgccgcctgcaggagtcgaGCCTGTGCTCACCGTGGACCAATTCGCtaccaccccgcttgaaggcaagccccggagcataacccagtttttctaaacttgtgcataccttctgttgttatgtgtgtgcatttacgttccaggagttgattgaaactgtagatgcatgacttagattccctttgatctgaacactagtatgataggccgagtagctgcttgcttaaataggactcggtaaaagtcgagtgattttctgtcactcgcaagttataggagttgcttgcttcttcttgctacaactataaggacaatggacggggcagagctctgtgaactattttggtggtcggtggattgccccgcctgtctacatgaaattggattaaggtcggaaagtgtagTGTTTGTgattaagtgtttgaaagtactaatctcatacctagtatgggatgggaaagtctagtacctgattgaaccagcaagtggcttatacccctgctatccTTGTAACGTAGtttccatggtgcatcatgagggtgcaagtgcggtcacagtacggtagagaccgggattgtggagcattgcatgtcAAAGgcggtttggacctgacacgcgcctgggaattgatggggacggctgacaagtgaagcgacccctcgtggtgcgcggatgtcgtgagattaggttcaccatgcatggttaagaaattcgaattgattcgtctgcctctcacagtttgggactgcttgatcattatgctacactgagtaagaatggaagatgatggtgatctaaatattgttacttgtttaattgcttggaaactatgcttgtttagtatagttgctaacttcgATTGGTAattgaacgtagaacttgtggctacaatattgaaagtaaggacctactgtagtcgcttttggcaaaaacaaaccctagagccaaagagcttgcatgtctaggcgtgggtggattagtaccaccggtcggttaagtcttgttgagtatagttgctcagccttgcttgtggcatatctttcaggtgatgttgaagcccttgagtttgctgcttgtggcacttggcctccccagcttcctcctgggtggacggtcgggtgggatccctcctcggacagcgaggacaggactcattgatgtcatgatcggcctcgtcgTGACGTCTGACTTCGGCGCTAGCTTCCATTAGTTTATTTTCcactgcttaagaactctgcaaactttgtttgaatttcgaacctgatgttgtaataaattaatgtacttgtttaatttggatgatctattatattctctggaaccactcaccttcatgtgagctctgctttctcggtcctgtgtagtggtttatcggatgaaatccgacgaactaccgagttaacttgattaaaacatatgatcgcgtgtcaggtgacttaattgtgctttagctaagttaattagggcggttccgccacactttgTAAACAAAGAGGGAGGTGTCGGACGTGGAGGCGACGAATCCAAGTTGGCGGATGAAGGTGGCGAACCGCTGGTACCACATGCGCGGGACCTGTTTCAGACCATACAAGGACCTCTGCAGCAGACAAACGTGTTCAGGGGCGGCGGGGTCAACGAAACCCGGAGGCTACTGATAGTACACCGTCTTGTCGAGATGGCCGTGAAGAAAGGTGTTCTTCACGTCCAGCTGGTGAATCGGCCAAGCGCGGGAGGTGGTGATGCTAAGAACAGCCTGGATCATCGTTGGTTTGACAACCAGGCTAAACGTCTCATCGTAGTTGATGCCGTGGCGCTAggagaagccacgaaccaccCAGTGCACCTTGTGGTGGGCAAGGGAGCCATCGAAGTGGAACTTATGCTTGAAGATCTACTTGCCCATCACAATATTGGCCGGGGGGATGAGCCACCAAGTTCCGTTGTCAATGAGAGCCTAAAACTCATCAGCCATGGCCGCACGCCAGTTGGCATCGGCCAATCTGCTGCGGTAGTTCATCGGGAGTGGCGAGATCGACGAAGCCATGGCGGAGAGGTTCCTGTACCACACCCGCTGTATCGTCTCGGTCTGTGAGCGGGTCACGGGAACAGGAGCTGAAGTCGACGGAGGTGGCGCTGGAGCCAGTGTCAGGGCAAGCGTGGAAGGGGcaggagctgctgctgccgcgggGAGGTGCTGGTGACGAATGCCCAACGCCTGTGCCCTTCCTTGTAGGGGCAGGGATAGAGCTATTGCCCTGCTGAGACGATGTAGAGGAGCTGGAGAGGCCCGACTCATGGAGGATGATGGTGGGGTCCTCCTCGACTGGAGTGGGGGGCGACAAGCACGGTTGTTCAACATCAGCAAGCAGTGGAACATCTGCGGGGAAGGGCGCCGCTGCTGCAGTGCATGGCTCTGACGCGGCACATCTAGCCAAGAGGAAATCAAGACCGGAAGACGAGCACGGCTGTTGGCCAAAAGGAAAACAGGACTCGTCGAACACGATGTGGCGAGAGATGATGATGAGCCTAGTCACGAGGTCTAAGCAATGGTACCCTTTTTGAGATGAATGGTAGCCGAGAAGAACACAAGCAGTGGAACGCGGAGCGAGCTTGTGTGGTGCTATGGCCGAGAGGTTTTGGTAGCAAAGGCACCCAAAGACGCACAGGTGGTTGTAATCATGGGCTTTCCTATAGAGTTCGAAAGGGGTGGCCTGGGAAATAGCTGAGCAGGCACGCCTGTTCAGAAGGTAGGTGGCCATGGCAAGGGCCTCAGCCCAGTAGATGGGTGCCATGTGTGCATGAAACAAGAGGGTGCGGCTGATGTTGTTCAGGGTGCGGAGAATGCGTTCAGCTTTGCCGTTCTGCAGTCAAGTGTATGGGCAGGACAACCTCGAGTGAATCCCACCagaggagaagagagaggagagtaCGATTATCGAACTCTGTCCCGTTGTCAGCTTGAACATATCTAACAAAGAGATCGAACTAAATCTGAACATAGGAGTAGAAGTTTTGTATATGGGTGGAAACCTCCAGATTTGTGAACTAGGCGAAACGTCCAGTGAGAGTAGTCGCACGGGCCACGCGAATCAGCCCTCTAGGTTTTCCGAGCTTGGACGTCGCACGGGCTCAGGCTTAGATATTCAGCCCGGTGCATTTTGGGTCGGGCTCGTGCCTCGTGTTTAGTTCTTCGTGTTGCTGCAATGCGGCCCAGCCCACAAGACCCCCAGACCTAATTTTAGTTCCAGGCCCCGCCGCTCTTGCCCaatcgtcgccggcggccaccgggAGCACGCCTCGCCGGAGCTGAGCCTATCGAGATGCTCAGCAACAAGGCAGCTGCGTCGGGCCGCTCTTCGGGCCGCTCCGGCGGAGGGATCAGGATCGGGCGGTTGCAGCTGCGCCCGGCGATCCCCATTGTCCCCGGCGGCCGGTAAGCTTCCCCAGATCCGCGAGCGCCGCACTCCTCTCTCACTCTCACGGCTCATCCCctcacctcctgctccttctATCCGTTCGCAGCGGCAAGAGACagaggagagcggcggcggttccCCTGCTGCCCGACGACGCCCTGGTGGAGATCCTCTCCCGCGTCCCCGCCAAATCCCTCTGCCGGTTCAAGTGCGTCTCCAGGGCCTGGCGCGACCTCATCGCCGACCGCCTCCGCTGCAAGAAGCTCCCCCAAACCCTCGCAGGGTTCTTTGTCAACGACGGCGACGAGATACACGGCGGTGACAGCGACGATGACGGCTCGGATCGCGTCGTCGGGCGCTTCATCAACACGTTGGGTAGATTCGTGCCCCTCGCTTCCGTCTCCTTCCTGGGGAACCAGCCGGGCATTGAGGAATTCGGCTTCTTGCGTTCCTGCAACGGGCTCCTCCTCTTCGGGCACAGAAGGGCTGGAGACACCTACGATTCACTGGGCTATATCGTCTGCAACCCCGCCACCGAGCAATGGGTGGCCGTCCCCAGCTCCGGCTTTAAACCACTTCCCTTATTTGATGAGGGCGAGGACCCTGGCTCTGACTCCGACAATGAAATTGGATGTGCTTTCACCTATTTGATTTTTGACCCTGCTGTGTCCTTGCACTTTCAGTTGGTCGAGTTCATTTCGGACGATTGTGTATGCGTGGAAGAGGTGCGCGCATACTCGTCTGAAACTGGGGTATGGTGTGACAGCGATTGGTCTTCAGATTGCGGCATATCATTCTTCGCAGGGAGCGCCATTGTTAATGGCATGCTGCATCTCAGTGTCACCAGCTTTGATACACACCAGGATCTAATACTTGCAGTTAATGGGGAAGGGAAGGATTGTAGGAGCCTCAGCGGGCCGGGGAAGCGTTTCGATGTTGCTTTTGTTGGTGAATCCCAAGGACTCGTGCATTGCGTGAGTCAACATAAAGACAACACTCGCCAGATGACTGAACTGTCCATTTGGGTCCTTCGGGACTATGATGCAGAAGAATGGGTTCTGAAGCACAGTGTGGATTTTTTCAAGCTGTTTGGAAGAATGAATTGCCGAGTTGAATTTGACTACAGTGTGGTTGCCATTCACCCGGATCGCAATTTGATCTTCTTTGTTCAGCACTGGGACCTGCAACTGAAATCATATGACATGGATAGCAAGGAAGTGTGTACTCTCCACACTCTAGGGGTGGGCCCTCAGAATATTTTCCCATTAGTTCCCTATTATGCGGAGTCATCGGCCCTTGCTAATAAGCACTGATCTTGCGCCTTGTGAGGTACTGGTCAAATTTGATGTTCCAAGTATGGAGACAGGAGCTATATCTGTAGAATTAGGCTATGTGCTCTGATGGTGCTTCGATGGTACCTTCTGATTCCTTTTGTACATTAAAAGCAAACACTTGAGGCATGTGTGTAAGTTACCATTAAATATGTAGGCAATTGCACAATGCATGATGTTTGGACTTCCAAGTTCCTACGCTCTGTATTTCACTTTTTCCAGAATCATAATCCCTGTCCACTTTCTTTACTTTTCTTTTCCATGTGACTGCGTGCTTGCTATCTCTGAATATTTGTTTCCTCAGCCCCTATATATGTTTGTTTGTACTGAAAGGATTAAATCTTGATGTTTCCAGCAATGCATGGTATTGCAAAGTTCAAGTTTGAAAGCTTTGCTGCATTAACATCAGGTCCCTCAGTATTCCCAGCCATCTAGAGTAAATGGCCCATATCCCTGTATTTTTTGTCACCGACTTTTCAAAACTGGTACTTGAGTTACATCTTAGTTCTGGACTCAGTAGAAATACAGTAGAGAGATGAAAGTGCTCATGGCATTAATGTTTTCTGCTTCCAAATCTCCGGAGATGGTATTGTGCTAGTAGCAACTGTGATGGGATCCTATGATGAACTAGATGTAAGATGTGAAACTGGAGTAGCAGCCGATGTGATCCTTGCATCAAGCTCTGGAGTGAATAATCCATGCAATTTGTTACATCAATTTCTAACACCTGGTTGTATTGACTGC
This sequence is a window from Setaria italica strain Yugu1 chromosome III, Setaria_italica_v2.0, whole genome shotgun sequence. Protein-coding genes within it:
- the LOC101755115 gene encoding F-box protein At5g07610 isoform X2, which produces MLSNKAAASGRSSGRSGGGIRIGRLQLRPAIPIVPGGRGKRQRRAAAVPLLPDDALVEILSRVPAKSLCRFKCVSRAWRDLIADRLRCKKLPQTLAGFFVNDGDEIHGGDSDDDGSDRVVGRFINTLGRFVPLASVSFLGNQPGIEEFGFLRSCNGLLLFGHRRAGDTYDSLGYIVCNPATEQWVAVPSSGFKPLPLFDEVGRVHFGRLCMRGRGARILV
- the LOC101755115 gene encoding F-box protein At5g07610 isoform X1, giving the protein MLSNKAAASGRSSGRSGGGIRIGRLQLRPAIPIVPGGRGKRQRRAAAVPLLPDDALVEILSRVPAKSLCRFKCVSRAWRDLIADRLRCKKLPQTLAGFFVNDGDEIHGGDSDDDGSDRVVGRFINTLGRFVPLASVSFLGNQPGIEEFGFLRSCNGLLLFGHRRAGDTYDSLGYIVCNPATEQWVAVPSSGFKPLPLFDEGEDPGSDSDNEIGCAFTYLIFDPAVSLHFQLVEFISDDCVCVEEVRAYSSETGVWCDSDWSSDCGISFFAGSAIVNGMLHLSVTSFDTHQDLILAVNGEGKDCRSLSGPGKRFDVAFVGESQGLVHCVSQHKDNTRQMTELSIWVLRDYDAEEWVLKHSVDFFKLFGRMNCRVEFDYSVVAIHPDRNLIFFVQHWDLQLKSYDMDSKEVCTLHTLGVGPQNIFPLVPYYAESSALANKH